A genomic stretch from Clavelina lepadiformis chromosome 5, kaClaLepa1.1, whole genome shotgun sequence includes:
- the LOC143460713 gene encoding cholinesterase-like isoform X1, producing MKLIVIGLIVFALAISVDSIDPFFAGFEAAFSRLIPGVTFNSLHYLRPEPKRPLTQPIAYPKVQTSSGLITGASYENGYAFYSIPYAKPPVGNLRFQEPQMALDNGPLDKSSPDYVNCYEFFVFGPLPSNKYYSENCLVLNVFVPTTIDLTAPANKKLPVMFWIHGGAFFLGSGTAISYDAQKLSQETNTVVVSINYRIGALGFVVYNKTEDTYSGGNQGMKDQRLAMKWVQENIENFGGDKSMVTIFGESAGGQSVMFHTLSEKSSPFYNSAIMHSNPAVFAYPKKRQAYKKVTEGLLKGLGCDLNSKTDLQCLQEATIQNLLDAHYNMLDQAWKNFIFYDAFFFIEPYHPVLDEDEISDQPIKLFQSGKWNKKKNVIAGTLSEEVSIFSPMLNGLKMPKIIFGMLVASAIGFGHIDDVLEKYERYASDDGDYTKSFEQAVLDLVFACPTRAMTRSMSETANLYDPSIYLYVDYHPLDGELCNHLIQNDISLQKFCGYAFHGTDLLFVFNVDEVTGGHLSQADEVLVKLFSKFWGNFAYHGTPTTSSSEWPRYVPRPQQSGESVKAWTNIRLEAPTSSIEDGYKEELCDFWDSIDAYNSLFDPTAKRDIIQDPTPKLSSNRCGN from the exons atgaaactgaTAGTAATCGGGCTAATAGTCTTTGCATTAGCAATTTCTGTCGACTCCATAGATCCATTTTTTGCCGGATTTGAAGCAGCTTTCAGTCGGTTAATTCCAGGGGTTACATTCAATTCTTTACATTATCTAAGACCAGAACCAAAAAGACCTCTAACACAGCCCATTGCTTACCCTAAAGTGCAAACTAGTAGCGGCCTCATTACAGGAGCAAGTTATGAGAATGGTTATGCTTTTTACAGCATCCCTTATGCTAAGCCACCTGTCGGAAACTTAAG aTTTCAGGAACCACAGATGGCTCTGGATAATGGACCACTTGATAAATCTTCTCCAGATTATGTTAACTGTTATGAGTTTTTTGTTTTCGGGCCTCTTCCAAGCAACAAATAT TATTCTGAAAATTGTCTTGTGCTCAACGTGTTTGTTCCAACAACTATTGACCTTACGGCGCCAGCTAACAAAAAACTTCCTGTAATGTTTTGGATACATGGGGGAGCATTTTTTCTTGGAAGCGGAACAGCTATCTCCTATGATGCACAAAAACTAAGTCAAGAAACTAACACAGTTGTGGTGTCGATCAACTACAGAATAG GCGCGCTTGGATTTGTCGTGTACAATAAAACTGAAGACACTTATTCTGGAGGTAACCAGGGTATGAAAGATCAGCGACTGGCAATGAAATGGGTGCAAGAAAACATTGAGAACTTTGGAGGGGATAAATCTATG GTAACAATATTCGGTGAAAGTGCAGGAGGTCAGTCTGTGATGTTTCATACTCTGTCGGAGAAAAGTTCACCTTTCTACAACAGTGCTATTATGCACAGCAATCCAGCCGTGTTTGCTTATCCCAAGAAACGTCAAGCTTACAAAAAAGTGACGGAAGGTTTATTGAAAGGACTAGGATGTGACTTGAATTCCAAAACAGATCTGCAGTGTTTGCA AGAGGCAACAATTCAAAATTTACTTGACGCCCATTATAATATGTTAGACCAAGCGTGGAAAAACTTTATCTTCTATGATGCGTTTTTCTTTATCGAACCCTACCACCCGGTATTAGATGAAGATGAGATATCAGACCAACCAATTAAGTTGTTTCAATCCGGGAAATGGAACAAAAAAAAGAACGTTATAGCTGGTACATTATCGGAGGAAGTTTCCATATTCTCGCCAATGTTAAACGGgctcaaaatgcccaaaatcaTATTCGGG ATGCTTGTGGCTTCTGCCATCGGGTTCGGGCACATTGATGATGTCTTGGAAAAGTATGAAAGATATGCCAGTGACGATGGAGATTATACAAAATCGTTTGAGCAAGCAGTTTTAGATTTGGTGTTTGCTTGCCCAACGAGGGCAATGACAAG gTCAATGTCAGAAACAGCAAACCTTTACGATCCTTCTATATACTTATACGTGGATTACCATCCGCTAGACGGCGAGCTATGCAATCACCTCATTCAAAATGATATCagtcttcaaaaattttgcgGATATGCATTTCATGGAACCGAccttctgtttgtttttaatgttgaCGAAGTTACAGG GGGCCATCTTTCTCAAGCTGACGAGGTACTGGTGAAATTGTTTAGCAAGTTCTGGGGAAACTTTGCATATCACGGTACCCCAACAACATCGTCGTCAGAGTGGCCTCGGTATGTTCCCAGGCCTCAG CAGTCTGGGGAAAGCGTAAAAGCATGGACAAACATCCGTTTGGAGGCGCCAACAAGCTCGATAGAAGATGGTTACAAAGAAGAGCTGTGTGATTTCTGGGATTCCATCGATGCATACAATAGCTTGTTTGACCCTACAGCGAAAAGAGACATTATTCAAGATCCAACTCCAAAGCTCTCTTCAAACCGTTGTGGAAACTAA
- the LOC143460162 gene encoding terminal uridylyltransferase 7-like isoform X1: protein MGHCFRSVVNSWATSNHFLKISTGFDESKKLSFHMKARLCMKSHKMKEEHKSHKYSTSLVESICLQCYKRNIPTSADVAKQERLYKKLHSCLNATSKNPVSLYQFGSTVNGFGFRNSDVDLYVAGISLIQAKAILKQTHDFTNVVLIRCRIPVLKFFYRPSGLLGDVTATNKVAHRNTKLLHRYSTISLKSKIAIYAFKYLAKSCHLSDVDSGFISSYAFTILAIYYLQQIEPPALPVLQELQSFNQVPTMISGFNTSFFDGSEKELARIWCSYGRNEYSASQLFLGMLDFYANKFDYENHVVSIRQRSIERRRESRFDNFVIEDPFENRNLASRISVQKLKLIQDFFSKAYSHFAQLQNHSWKSTKPLESRFNPGLLLHEETCVYVLRGMYNNLKEMKTCGISETNEQYLHTLFQMEQFMHKLYKRRRLPQKFHDSFSRNFSIKSLHLL from the exons aAATCACATAAAATGAAAGAAGAACACAAAAGTCACAAATACTCAACTTCCCTTGTTGAATCTATTTGTTTACAATGTTACA AAAGAAACATACCAACTAGTGCTGATGTTGCCAAACAAGAAAGATTGTACAAAAAGCTACATTCATGTTTAAATGCCACCTCAAAGAATCCTGTCTCTCTCTATCAATTTGGTTCCACTGTTAATGGTTTTGGGTTTAGAAATTCAGATGTTGACTTGTATGTCGCTGGTATTTCTCTCATTCAAGCTAAG GCGATCCTGAAACAAACTCACGACTTTACAAATGTGGTATTGATTAGATGTCGTATACCAGTGCTCAAGTTTTTCTACAGGCCAAGTGGATTGCTTGGGGACGTCACTGCAACTAATAAAGTG GCTCACAGGAACACGAAGCTGCTTCATCGTTATTCAACaataagtttaaaaagcaAGATTGCTATTTATGCCTTTAAATATCTTGCCAAAAGTTGCCATTTGTCAGACGTTGACTCTGGTTTTATATCTTCTTATGCTTTTACAATATTAGCCATCTATTATCTTCAACAGATTGAACCTCCAGCCCTGCCAGTTTTGCAAGAG CTTCAATCATTTAATCAAGTACCAACGATGATTTCTGGTTTTAACACATCATTTTTTGATGGAAGCGAGAAAGAACTG GCACGGATTTGGTGCAGTTATGGAAGAAATGAATATTCTGCATCTCAACTTTTCCTTGGAATGCTGGATTTCTATGCAAACAAATTCGATTATGAAAATCATGTTGTATCGATTAGGCAGCGGTCAATAGAGAGGCGTCGAGAG TCACGCTTTGACAACTTCGTCATAGAAGATCCTTTTGAAAACAGAAATCTTGCAAGCAGAATATCTGTCCAGAAATTAAAGTTGATCCAggatttcttttcaaaagcaTATTCTCACTTTGCACAATTACAAAATCATTCGTGGAAGTCAACAAAGCCCTTG GAGTCCCGTTTTAATCCCGGGCTGCTGCTGCACGAAGAAACTTGCGTATATGTCCTTCGTGGAATGTACAATAATCTGAAAGAGATGAAAACCTGTGGAATATCTGAAACGAATGAACAATATCTTCACACGTTATTTCAAATGGAGCAGTTCATGCACAAACTTTATAAGAGAAGAAGGCTTCCCCAAAAATTTCACGATAGTTTTTCCCGAAACTTTTCTATTAAGTCTCTGCATTTATTGTGA
- the LOC143460162 gene encoding terminal uridylyltransferase 7-like isoform X2 yields the protein MKSHKMKEEHKSHKYSTSLVESICLQCYKRNIPTSADVAKQERLYKKLHSCLNATSKNPVSLYQFGSTVNGFGFRNSDVDLYVAGISLIQAKAILKQTHDFTNVVLIRCRIPVLKFFYRPSGLLGDVTATNKVAHRNTKLLHRYSTISLKSKIAIYAFKYLAKSCHLSDVDSGFISSYAFTILAIYYLQQIEPPALPVLQELQSFNQVPTMISGFNTSFFDGSEKELARIWCSYGRNEYSASQLFLGMLDFYANKFDYENHVVSIRQRSIERRRESRFDNFVIEDPFENRNLASRISVQKLKLIQDFFSKAYSHFAQLQNHSWKSTKPLESRFNPGLLLHEETCVYVLRGMYNNLKEMKTCGISETNEQYLHTLFQMEQFMHKLYKRRRLPQKFHDSFSRNFSIKSLHLL from the exons ATG aAATCACATAAAATGAAAGAAGAACACAAAAGTCACAAATACTCAACTTCCCTTGTTGAATCTATTTGTTTACAATGTTACA AAAGAAACATACCAACTAGTGCTGATGTTGCCAAACAAGAAAGATTGTACAAAAAGCTACATTCATGTTTAAATGCCACCTCAAAGAATCCTGTCTCTCTCTATCAATTTGGTTCCACTGTTAATGGTTTTGGGTTTAGAAATTCAGATGTTGACTTGTATGTCGCTGGTATTTCTCTCATTCAAGCTAAG GCGATCCTGAAACAAACTCACGACTTTACAAATGTGGTATTGATTAGATGTCGTATACCAGTGCTCAAGTTTTTCTACAGGCCAAGTGGATTGCTTGGGGACGTCACTGCAACTAATAAAGTG GCTCACAGGAACACGAAGCTGCTTCATCGTTATTCAACaataagtttaaaaagcaAGATTGCTATTTATGCCTTTAAATATCTTGCCAAAAGTTGCCATTTGTCAGACGTTGACTCTGGTTTTATATCTTCTTATGCTTTTACAATATTAGCCATCTATTATCTTCAACAGATTGAACCTCCAGCCCTGCCAGTTTTGCAAGAG CTTCAATCATTTAATCAAGTACCAACGATGATTTCTGGTTTTAACACATCATTTTTTGATGGAAGCGAGAAAGAACTG GCACGGATTTGGTGCAGTTATGGAAGAAATGAATATTCTGCATCTCAACTTTTCCTTGGAATGCTGGATTTCTATGCAAACAAATTCGATTATGAAAATCATGTTGTATCGATTAGGCAGCGGTCAATAGAGAGGCGTCGAGAG TCACGCTTTGACAACTTCGTCATAGAAGATCCTTTTGAAAACAGAAATCTTGCAAGCAGAATATCTGTCCAGAAATTAAAGTTGATCCAggatttcttttcaaaagcaTATTCTCACTTTGCACAATTACAAAATCATTCGTGGAAGTCAACAAAGCCCTTG GAGTCCCGTTTTAATCCCGGGCTGCTGCTGCACGAAGAAACTTGCGTATATGTCCTTCGTGGAATGTACAATAATCTGAAAGAGATGAAAACCTGTGGAATATCTGAAACGAATGAACAATATCTTCACACGTTATTTCAAATGGAGCAGTTCATGCACAAACTTTATAAGAGAAGAAGGCTTCCCCAAAAATTTCACGATAGTTTTTCCCGAAACTTTTCTATTAAGTCTCTGCATTTATTGTGA
- the LOC143460713 gene encoding cholinesterase-like isoform X2: MKLIVIGLIVFALAISVDSIDPFFAGFEAAFSRLIPGVTFNSLHYLRPEPKRPLTQPIAYPKVQTSSGLITGASYENGYAFYSIPYAKPPVGNLRFQEPQMALDNGPLDKSSPDYVNCYEFFVFGPLPSNKYYSENCLVLNVFVPTTIDLTAPANKKLPVMFWIHGGAFFLGSGTAISYDAQKLSQETNTVVVSINYRIGALGFVVYNKTEDTYSGGNQGMKDQRLAMKWVQENIENFGGDKSMVTIFGESAGGQSVMFHTLSEKSSPFYNSAIMHSNPAVFAYPKKRQAYKKVTEGLLKGLGCDLNSKTDLQCLQEATIQNLLDAHYNMLDQAWKNFIFYDAFFFIEPYHPVLDEDEISDQPIKLFQSGKWNKKKNVIAGTLSEEVSIFSPMLNGLKMPKIIFGMLVASAIGFGHIDDVLEKYERYASDDGDYTKSFEQAVLDLVFACPTRAMTRSMSETANLYDPSIYLYVDYHPLDGELCNHLIQNDISLQKFCGYAFHGTDLLFVFNVDEVTGGHLSQADEVLVKLFSKFWGNFAYHGTPTTSSSEWPRYVPRPQSGESVKAWTNIRLEAPTSSIEDGYKEELCDFWDSIDAYNSLFDPTAKRDIIQDPTPKLSSNRCGN; the protein is encoded by the exons atgaaactgaTAGTAATCGGGCTAATAGTCTTTGCATTAGCAATTTCTGTCGACTCCATAGATCCATTTTTTGCCGGATTTGAAGCAGCTTTCAGTCGGTTAATTCCAGGGGTTACATTCAATTCTTTACATTATCTAAGACCAGAACCAAAAAGACCTCTAACACAGCCCATTGCTTACCCTAAAGTGCAAACTAGTAGCGGCCTCATTACAGGAGCAAGTTATGAGAATGGTTATGCTTTTTACAGCATCCCTTATGCTAAGCCACCTGTCGGAAACTTAAG aTTTCAGGAACCACAGATGGCTCTGGATAATGGACCACTTGATAAATCTTCTCCAGATTATGTTAACTGTTATGAGTTTTTTGTTTTCGGGCCTCTTCCAAGCAACAAATAT TATTCTGAAAATTGTCTTGTGCTCAACGTGTTTGTTCCAACAACTATTGACCTTACGGCGCCAGCTAACAAAAAACTTCCTGTAATGTTTTGGATACATGGGGGAGCATTTTTTCTTGGAAGCGGAACAGCTATCTCCTATGATGCACAAAAACTAAGTCAAGAAACTAACACAGTTGTGGTGTCGATCAACTACAGAATAG GCGCGCTTGGATTTGTCGTGTACAATAAAACTGAAGACACTTATTCTGGAGGTAACCAGGGTATGAAAGATCAGCGACTGGCAATGAAATGGGTGCAAGAAAACATTGAGAACTTTGGAGGGGATAAATCTATG GTAACAATATTCGGTGAAAGTGCAGGAGGTCAGTCTGTGATGTTTCATACTCTGTCGGAGAAAAGTTCACCTTTCTACAACAGTGCTATTATGCACAGCAATCCAGCCGTGTTTGCTTATCCCAAGAAACGTCAAGCTTACAAAAAAGTGACGGAAGGTTTATTGAAAGGACTAGGATGTGACTTGAATTCCAAAACAGATCTGCAGTGTTTGCA AGAGGCAACAATTCAAAATTTACTTGACGCCCATTATAATATGTTAGACCAAGCGTGGAAAAACTTTATCTTCTATGATGCGTTTTTCTTTATCGAACCCTACCACCCGGTATTAGATGAAGATGAGATATCAGACCAACCAATTAAGTTGTTTCAATCCGGGAAATGGAACAAAAAAAAGAACGTTATAGCTGGTACATTATCGGAGGAAGTTTCCATATTCTCGCCAATGTTAAACGGgctcaaaatgcccaaaatcaTATTCGGG ATGCTTGTGGCTTCTGCCATCGGGTTCGGGCACATTGATGATGTCTTGGAAAAGTATGAAAGATATGCCAGTGACGATGGAGATTATACAAAATCGTTTGAGCAAGCAGTTTTAGATTTGGTGTTTGCTTGCCCAACGAGGGCAATGACAAG gTCAATGTCAGAAACAGCAAACCTTTACGATCCTTCTATATACTTATACGTGGATTACCATCCGCTAGACGGCGAGCTATGCAATCACCTCATTCAAAATGATATCagtcttcaaaaattttgcgGATATGCATTTCATGGAACCGAccttctgtttgtttttaatgttgaCGAAGTTACAGG GGGCCATCTTTCTCAAGCTGACGAGGTACTGGTGAAATTGTTTAGCAAGTTCTGGGGAAACTTTGCATATCACGGTACCCCAACAACATCGTCGTCAGAGTGGCCTCGGTATGTTCCCAGGCCTCAG TCTGGGGAAAGCGTAAAAGCATGGACAAACATCCGTTTGGAGGCGCCAACAAGCTCGATAGAAGATGGTTACAAAGAAGAGCTGTGTGATTTCTGGGATTCCATCGATGCATACAATAGCTTGTTTGACCCTACAGCGAAAAGAGACATTATTCAAGATCCAACTCCAAAGCTCTCTTCAAACCGTTGTGGAAACTAA
- the LOC143459817 gene encoding crystal protein-like — translation MQLPPLLLLLPVLTLANQDPFFLGLEVALSKVIDGVKFSADHFVPKQTSTKRPDSTVIDNPEVTTTAGVITGATTSDGHAFYSIPYGEAPIAELRFKAPVPRADKGPINASVPDYVKCFEFPLDCIDDDNCDNNYSEDCLRLNVFIPPSVDFLLPSNEKLPVMVWLHGGAFFAGSGTSNVYDATRLSNQTNTVIVTVNYRLGPLGFLVYDENGTRLFEGNQGIKDQQLAMQWVQNNIEKFGGNKFMVTLFGESAGAQSVMYHLMSPVSEPLFHRVIMESNPASFPYPTQEEAINTVTKGLLRALNCTGSGLQCLMEASAFALLDSHIQTIMFSDNPDLFFVIEPYHPVLDGVEIMEQPLDFFQSGKWQNYKEVIIGVMKNEVAYVNAALKNVKLRKSMFERLITWVVGPDIGDKVIQKYLDLVGNPGPEYDYTDSLAQAAADLIFVCPTRALTRFMSKTSTLPKPSVYMYVDYHPLSGDACVLSPRLCSYAYHGLDVYYVFNVESRTGDVFAANDTAVADQFGKFWGNFAYYGAPSMELTEWPHYVPSSLNDLNINEWTNIRLEAPTSSTESDFRQDLCDFWDTLGFYVNFTSADETTKAKETTTNIEQTTTRIEDDAETTTTDAANVLIANYFVHILHVITCTSIVMFSCDNV, via the exons ATGCAGCTACCACCATTGCTTTTGCTATTACCAGTGCTGACGCTTGCAAACCAAGACCCCTTCTTTTTGGGTTTAGAAGTTGCTTTGAGCAAAGTAATTGATGGCGTCAAGTTTAGCGCTGATCACTTTGTGCCTaaacaaacaagcacaaaaagaCCAGATTCGACTGTTATTGATAACCCGGAAGTAACCACTACCGCTGGAGTAATAACTGGAGCAACTACCTCAGACGGTCATGCGTTTTACAGTATCCCGTACGGCGAAGCTCCAATAGCAGAACTCAg ATTTAAAGCACCAGTGCCAAGGGCTGATAAAGGCCCAATTAATGCATCAGTTCCAGATTATGTGAAGTGTTTCGAATTTCCTTTAGACTGCATAGATGACGACAACTGTGACAACAAC TATTCTGAAGATTGCTTGCGATTAAACGTATTCATCCCACCAagtgttgactttttattGCCATCTAACGAGAAACTTCCAGTGATGGTTTGGTTACATGGCGGCGCATTCTTTGCAGGAAGTGGGACATCAAACGTTTACGACGCAACAAGACTCAGCAATCAAACCAACACTGTTATAGTGACGGTCAACTACAGACTTG GACCGCTTGGATTTCTTGTTTACGACGAAAACGGAACACGATTGTTCGAAGGTAACCAGGGAATAAAAGATCAGCAATTGGCAATGCAATGGGTTCAGAACAACATAGAGAAATTTGGAGGAAACAAATTCATG GTCACTTTATTTGGTGAAAGTGCTGGAGCTCAATCGGTCATGTACCACTTGATGTCGCCTGTGAGCGAGCCATTGTTCCACAGAGTGATCATGGAAAGCAATCCTGCCTCTTTCCCTTATCCTACCCAGGAAGAAGCTATAAATACCGTCACAAAAGGACTTCTACGAGCGTTGAATTGTACAGGAAGTGGACTGCAATGCTTGAT GGAAGCTTCAGCTTTCGCGTTGCTTGACTCTCACATCCAAACGATCATGTTCAGTGACAATCCAGATCTATTTTTCGTCATCGAACCTTACCATCCGGTGTTGGATGGTGTGGAGATCATGGAGCAGCCACTAGATTTTTTTCAATCCGGGAAGTGGCAAAACTACAAGGAAGTTATCATCGGTGTTATGAAAAACGAAGTGGCTTATGTTAATGCAgcattgaaaaatgttaagttGCGAAAAAGCATGTTTGAG CGTCTTATAACATGGGTTGTTGGACCTGACATCGGTGACAAAGTCATTCAGAAATATTTAGATCTTGTTGGTAACCCAGGCCCAGAGTATGACTACACCGATTCTCTTGCACAAGCAGCAGCTGATCTTATATTTGTTTGCCCAACGAGAGCATTAACTCG ATTTATGTCTAAAACGTCTACTCTTCCAAAGCCATCAGTGTATATGTACGTTGACTACCACCCTCTGTCGGGAGATGCTTGCGTCCTGAGCCCACGCTTGTGCAGTTACGCTTACCACGGACTAGACGTTTATTACGTCTTTAATGTTGAATCAAGAACAGG TGATGTTTTCGCTGCAAACGATACAGCAGTTGCTGACCAATTTGGGAAATTTTGGGGCAACTTTGCATACTACGGTGCCCCATCAATGGAACTCACAGAATGGCCACATTACGTGCCGAGCAGTTTG AATGATCTTAACATAAATGAATGGACAAACATCCGCTTGGAAGCGCCAACAAGTTCTACTGAGAGCGATTTTAGGCAAGACCTGTGTGATTTCTGGGACACGCTCGGATTTTACGTAAACTTTACGTCAGCTGATGAAACGACAAAAGCAAAGGAAACAACAACTAATATAGAACAAACTACAACAAGAATTGAAGACGACGCTGAGACGACGACGACTGATGCTGCTAATGTGCTTATTGCAAATTACTTTGTGCACATCTTGCATGTTATCACTTGTACAAGCATTGTGATGTTTTCATGCGACAACGTTTAG